One Sulfurirhabdus autotrophica DNA window includes the following coding sequences:
- a CDS encoding VPLPA-CTERM sorting domain-containing protein: protein MKILTTSLAICAVLISGGAAQAAILEEDLYQPGDHLITADSVTGLEWLDLTQTVNLSYNQVNSGVGGWLNQGFRHATADEVYTLIFNAGLGSLYHSGQTNLTSSDIMNLNQFISMLGDVASFYTAVANRRVMAVGIVDKSRWLATTGQGEDSWTFQEGSLEAKAIAEVGYDIPLGIGGAWVPGQDGTIGGAWTLGLNDPYPQYLVRTTEVPVPATAWLFGSGLIGLIRVARRKAT from the coding sequence ATGAAGATCCTAACCACATCCCTTGCCATATGTGCTGTGCTTATTTCTGGCGGCGCGGCACAAGCAGCCATTCTGGAAGAAGACCTATATCAGCCTGGAGATCATCTAATTACCGCTGACTCTGTTACAGGGCTGGAATGGCTAGACCTTACACAAACCGTAAATTTATCTTATAACCAAGTAAATTCTGGTGTTGGTGGATGGCTTAATCAGGGCTTTCGCCATGCGACTGCTGATGAGGTTTATACATTAATTTTTAACGCGGGACTGGGCAGCCTTTATCACAGTGGACAGACTAATCTTACCAGTAGTGACATTATGAATCTTAATCAATTTATAAGCATGTTGGGTGATGTGGCTTCTTTTTATACGGCTGTGGCAAACAGAAGGGTAATGGCAGTTGGGATTGTTGATAAGAGTCGTTGGCTAGCTACAACTGGTCAAGGTGAAGATAGCTGGACTTTCCAAGAAGGATCGCTTGAAGCAAAAGCTATTGCAGAGGTGGGATACGATATTCCTTTAGGCATAGGAGGTGCATGGGTGCCTGGACAGGATGGAACAATTGGAGGAGCGTGGACGCTAGGCTTGAATGATCCATACCCACAGTATTTGGTTCGCACTACTGAAGTCCCAGTTCCTGCCACTGCATGGCTGTTTGGTTCTGGCCTCATTGGATTAATCAGAGTAGCTCGACGCAAAGCAACTTAA
- a CDS encoding Lcl domain-containing protein, translated as MNKRNILLLVVACLLSTSANAALESRLGGMAVYDNDLNITWLADANLAATNTFGLPMTMNSAESGAYYEPNSINQTGTMNLSTANKWIAAMNTANYLGYNDWRLPTNSPVNGTAFDYNNSQIGNTDFGSNISAPGTLYAGSTASEMAHLYYGELGNISSCNPVTSTTTSCVPQAGYGLTNTGPFKNIQSWFYWSSQDVHLPSDSLLYPSPNAFEFLFSGGSQGFEYKGSYLYAMAVRPGDVAAAPVPAAAWLFGSGLLGLIGIAKRKSNSA; from the coding sequence ATGAATAAACGCAACATTCTGCTGCTGGTTGTTGCCTGCCTGCTGTCTACATCTGCAAATGCTGCCCTTGAGTCACGTTTAGGTGGGATGGCGGTGTATGACAACGACCTGAATATTACTTGGTTGGCTGATGCTAACTTGGCGGCGACAAATACCTTTGGTTTGCCTATGACAATGAATAGCGCTGAGAGCGGGGCATACTATGAGCCGAATAGCATTAACCAAACTGGCACCATGAATTTGTCTACCGCCAACAAATGGATTGCTGCCATGAATACCGCCAACTACCTAGGCTACAATGACTGGCGCTTGCCCACCAACAGCCCCGTGAACGGCACAGCATTCGATTACAACAATAGTCAGATAGGCAACACGGACTTTGGTTCAAACATCAGCGCACCTGGTACTCTGTACGCAGGGAGCACGGCTAGCGAGATGGCGCACCTATACTACGGTGAGCTGGGCAATATAAGTTCCTGCAATCCTGTAACATCAACCACCACATCTTGTGTGCCACAAGCAGGATATGGTCTTACCAATACCGGCCCGTTCAAAAATATCCAATCGTGGTTCTACTGGTCTAGTCAAGACGTTCATTTGCCGTCTGATTCGCTACTTTATCCCAGTCCAAACGCGTTTGAATTCCTCTTCTCCGGTGGCAGTCAAGGCTTCGAATATAAAGGCTCTTATTTGTACGCCATGGCAGTTCGCCCCGGCGATGTTGCCGCCGCCCCGGTACCTGCGGCGGCATGGCTGTTTGGTTCTGGCCTGCTGGGGTTGATTGGAATAGCTAAACGTAAAAGTAATTCAGCATGA